A section of the Triticum dicoccoides isolate Atlit2015 ecotype Zavitan chromosome 7A, WEW_v2.0, whole genome shotgun sequence genome encodes:
- the LOC119334379 gene encoding proline-rich receptor-like protein kinase PERK9: MNPEAAKAGTLELLCLVLIWPSAPCSGSGQKPCLRPDSDCVAFATCAMPRRFGRSRVAHSRFFLCSRLALTARGHMPRPTTSSHCLAPPPPLLSLLPPLPASQGTLPLPPPFAAGECAATGVWPAATAAAVPRPKKPRAGRCGGRRPAASSFGRPPLRRRETAMAARCPSAAGQGSAGVQTPSTPSPSRQRPTPSPIQRPRHPSGPAPQLCSPSASAASHPKQRRGAPYHEPLQPRQTSRPTPPPSHFPPSFFFRRDASPLPWLLREAGGKLRPVPGGGEGKWISGGGARW, translated from the exons ATGAAcccagaggccgccaaggctggcaCCTTGGAGCTCCTCTGCCTCGTCCTGATCTGGCCGTCGGCCCCGTGCTCCGGATCAGGCCAGAAGCCTTGCCTACGACCTGATTCAGACTGCGTAGCCTTCGCCACCTGCGCCATGCCCCGGAGGTTCGGCCGATCCCGCGTCGCTCATTCTCGCTTCTTCCTTTGCTCGCGGCTCGCGTTGACTGCGAGAGGCCACATGCCTCGCCCAACCACATCCTCTCACTGcctcgctcctccaccaccactccTCTCCCTTCTTCCTCCCCTCCCTGCCAGCCAGGGCACTCTCCCTCTCCCACCTCCGTTCGCCGCAGGTGAGTGCGCGGCTACGGGTGTCTGGCCAGCAGCAACAGCTGCGGCAGTTCCGCGCCCGAAGAAGCCGCGCGCTGGGCGATGTGGAGGACGACGACCTGCCGCTTCCTCATTCGGGCGTCCTCCTCTGCGCCGTCG AGAGACGGCCATGGCCGCCCGATGCCCGAGCGCCGCCGGCCAAGGATCCGCGGGCGTCCAGACCCCCTCCACGCCATCCCCATCTCGCCAGAGACCTACACCAAGTCCCATCCAGCGCCCGCGCCACCCTTCGGGCCCCGCCCCGCAGCTCTGCAGCCCGAGCGCTTCGGCCGCCTCGCAcccgaagcagaggagaggagctcCCTACCACGAGCCTCTCCAGCCCCGGCAAACCAGCAGGCCGACCCCGCCTCCTAGTCACTTCCCTCCTTCCTTTTTTTTCCGCCGGGACGCATCACCCCTTCCTTGGCTTCTGCGGGAAGCCGGCGGCAAGCTGCGGCCCGTGCCCGGCGGTGGAGAAGGCAaatggataagcggtggtggtgccCGGTGGTGA
- the LOC119331261 gene encoding probable E3 ubiquitin-protein ligase XBOS36 isoform X2, with the protein MGNALGCAGLGERLAAAARDGDAAEVRRLLAADPGLARCTATFGNLSSPLHLAATKGHHETPLMQACRSGHWEVVQTVLAFRCNVWKADGLTGRTALHAAAAGGHVRCARLLLADAAGAGEGAGARYANRAAGGGVTALHLAALHGHVDCVHLLVDEGASLDAQTLPCAAAPMAAIGAGSTPLHYAASGGEVRCCQVLVSRGADRMAANCNGWLAVDVARMWKCNWLEHVLAPKSQLPVPKFPPSAYLSLPLPSLLAVARDYAAAGFPASPDSGAGNDDDACSVCLERPCNVAAEVCGHELCLKCAMDLCTVMKAYEVPGLAGTVPCPLCRSGIASFRKAVAAATAPPEDDHQSMGGSGSLPCACARCQDRHGSPEDEEDEKSTCRSSGHRSYGGSGLDGPEAAIAPLYCAPFTGPSAILS; encoded by the exons ATGGGGAACGCGCTGGGGTGCGCCGGGCTGGGcgagcggctggcggcggcggcgcgggacggcgacGCGGCGGAGGTGCGGCGGCTGCTGGCGGCGGACCCGGGGCTCGCGCGGTGCACAGCCACCTTCGGCAACCTCAGCTCGCCGCTCCACCTCGCCGCCACCAAGGGCCACCACGAG ACGCCGTTGATGCAAGCGTGCCGCTCAGGGCACTGGGAGGTGGTTCAGACGGTGCTTGCCTTCAGATGCAAC GTGTGGAAGGCCGACGGGCTTACCGGGCGCACGGCGCtgcacgcggcggcggcgggcgggcacGTGCGGTGCGCGCGGCTGCTGCTGGCGGACGCGGCCGGCGCGGGCGAGGGCGCCGGGGCCCGGTACGCGAAccgcgcggcgggcggcggcgtcacGGCGCTGCACCTGGCGGCGCTGCACGGGCACGTGGACTGCGTGCACCTGCTGGTCGACGAGGGGGCGTCCCTGGACGCGCAGACGCTGCCCTGCGCCGCGGCGCCCATGGCGGCCATCGGCGCCGGGAGCACGCCGCTGCACTACGCGGCGTCCGGCGGCGAGGTCCGGTGCTGCCAGGTGCTCGTGTCCCGCGGCGCCGACCGGATGGCCGCCAACTGCAACGGGTGGCTCGCCGTGGACGTGGCCCGGATGTGGAAGTGCAACTGGCTGGAGCACGTGCTGGCGCCCAAGTCGCAGCTCCCCGTCCCCAAGTTCCCGCCCTCCGCCTACCTCTCCCTCCCGCTCCCCTCCCTCCTCGCCGTCGCCAGGGACTACGCCGCCGCCGGCTTCCCCGCCTCGCCGGACTCCGGTGCCGGCAACGACGACGACGCCTGCTCCGTCTGCCTCGAGAGACCCTGCAACGTCGCCGCCGAAG TGTGCGGGCACGAGCTGTGCCTCAAGTGCGCGATGGACCTGTGCACGGTGATGAAGGCGTACGAGGTGCCGGGGCTGGCCGGCACCGTGCCGTGCCCGCTCTGCCGGAGCGGCATCGCCTCCTTCAGGAAGGCCGTCGCCGCGGCCACCGCGCCGCCCGAGGACGACCACCAGAGCATGGGCGGCAGCGGCAGCCTGCCCTGCGCGTGCGCGCGCTGCCAGGACCGCCACGGCAGCCCGGAGGATGAGGAGGACGAGAAAAGCACATGCCGGTCTTCCGGGCACCGGAGCTACGGCGGAAGCGGCTTGGACGGCCCGGAGGCCGCCATAGCTCCCCTCTACTGCGCCCCGTTCACCGGCCCCTCCGCCATCTTGTCCTGA
- the LOC119331261 gene encoding probable E3 ubiquitin-protein ligase XBOS36 isoform X1, translating into MGNALGCAGLGERLAAAARDGDAAEVRRLLAADPGLARCTATFGNLSSPLHLAATKGHHEIAALLLEKGADANARNVYGQTPLMQACRSGHWEVVQTVLAFRCNVWKADGLTGRTALHAAAAGGHVRCARLLLADAAGAGEGAGARYANRAAGGGVTALHLAALHGHVDCVHLLVDEGASLDAQTLPCAAAPMAAIGAGSTPLHYAASGGEVRCCQVLVSRGADRMAANCNGWLAVDVARMWKCNWLEHVLAPKSQLPVPKFPPSAYLSLPLPSLLAVARDYAAAGFPASPDSGAGNDDDACSVCLERPCNVAAEVCGHELCLKCAMDLCTVMKAYEVPGLAGTVPCPLCRSGIASFRKAVAAATAPPEDDHQSMGGSGSLPCACARCQDRHGSPEDEEDEKSTCRSSGHRSYGGSGLDGPEAAIAPLYCAPFTGPSAILS; encoded by the exons ATGGGGAACGCGCTGGGGTGCGCCGGGCTGGGcgagcggctggcggcggcggcgcgggacggcgacGCGGCGGAGGTGCGGCGGCTGCTGGCGGCGGACCCGGGGCTCGCGCGGTGCACAGCCACCTTCGGCAACCTCAGCTCGCCGCTCCACCTCGCCGCCACCAAGGGCCACCACGAG atCGCGGCGCTGCTGCTGGAGAAGGGGGCCGACGCGAACGCGAGGAACGTGTACGGACAG ACGCCGTTGATGCAAGCGTGCCGCTCAGGGCACTGGGAGGTGGTTCAGACGGTGCTTGCCTTCAGATGCAAC GTGTGGAAGGCCGACGGGCTTACCGGGCGCACGGCGCtgcacgcggcggcggcgggcgggcacGTGCGGTGCGCGCGGCTGCTGCTGGCGGACGCGGCCGGCGCGGGCGAGGGCGCCGGGGCCCGGTACGCGAAccgcgcggcgggcggcggcgtcacGGCGCTGCACCTGGCGGCGCTGCACGGGCACGTGGACTGCGTGCACCTGCTGGTCGACGAGGGGGCGTCCCTGGACGCGCAGACGCTGCCCTGCGCCGCGGCGCCCATGGCGGCCATCGGCGCCGGGAGCACGCCGCTGCACTACGCGGCGTCCGGCGGCGAGGTCCGGTGCTGCCAGGTGCTCGTGTCCCGCGGCGCCGACCGGATGGCCGCCAACTGCAACGGGTGGCTCGCCGTGGACGTGGCCCGGATGTGGAAGTGCAACTGGCTGGAGCACGTGCTGGCGCCCAAGTCGCAGCTCCCCGTCCCCAAGTTCCCGCCCTCCGCCTACCTCTCCCTCCCGCTCCCCTCCCTCCTCGCCGTCGCCAGGGACTACGCCGCCGCCGGCTTCCCCGCCTCGCCGGACTCCGGTGCCGGCAACGACGACGACGCCTGCTCCGTCTGCCTCGAGAGACCCTGCAACGTCGCCGCCGAAG TGTGCGGGCACGAGCTGTGCCTCAAGTGCGCGATGGACCTGTGCACGGTGATGAAGGCGTACGAGGTGCCGGGGCTGGCCGGCACCGTGCCGTGCCCGCTCTGCCGGAGCGGCATCGCCTCCTTCAGGAAGGCCGTCGCCGCGGCCACCGCGCCGCCCGAGGACGACCACCAGAGCATGGGCGGCAGCGGCAGCCTGCCCTGCGCGTGCGCGCGCTGCCAGGACCGCCACGGCAGCCCGGAGGATGAGGAGGACGAGAAAAGCACATGCCGGTCTTCCGGGCACCGGAGCTACGGCGGAAGCGGCTTGGACGGCCCGGAGGCCGCCATAGCTCCCCTCTACTGCGCCCCGTTCACCGGCCCCTCCGCCATCTTGTCCTGA